ATCGTGTCTGGATCGACCGACCGGACATACCTTGTACACCTATGGTTGTCCATCCTCTTCAGTTTTCAGGGAAGGATTCTGCAGAAAAGCGGTCCGAACTCGCGCAAAAACTCAAAGACGATGCTATCGAAGCTGTCGTCGTCACGGCTCCAGATTCATTGGCCTGGCTGTTGAATGTTCGGGGGCGGGACGTTTCCTACAGTCCGTTGTCGCTCTGTATGGCCATTGTCGGTGCCGATGGATCCGTTCAACTCTTCATAGATGCCAAAAAACTCACTGCTGACGTTCGAGATCATTTGGGTCATGGGGTCTCCATTCTTTCTCCGGAAGATTTCGGTGATGAACTGAAACAATTGGGGAGTCGACGGGTCACCGTGCAGTGTGACCCTGAAAAATCGGCGTTCTGGATCATCGATCGATTGTCACGGCATGGGGCGACGGTAGTCTATGGCGACGATCCCTGCACCCTTCCGAAAGCTCGTAAGAATTCCAATGAAATTCGAGGAATGAAGGAGGCTCACCTTCGAGATGGGGTTGCGTTGTGCCGTTTTTTGTCCTGGTTGGATCGAGAGGGGCCAAGCGGACGGGTCACGGAATTAGAGGCTGCCGAATATTTGGAACATGGCCGCCGGCAGAATGATCTTTGGCAAGAACCAAGCTTTCCGACTATTTCTGGCGCCGGACCTCATGGCGCGATCGTTCATTATCGATCGACGCCTGAAACGAATGCTCGTCTTGAACGTGGCATGCTGTATTTGGTGGATTCTGGCGCGCAGTATTTGGACGGGACGACTGATGTGACCCGCACCGTAGCGATCGGGAAGCCTACGTCCGAACAGCGAGATCGATATACTCGAGTGTTGAAGGGGCATGTGGGGTTGGCCATGGCTCGTTTCCCCAAGGGGACAACCGGTGGGCAATTGGATGCTCTGGCCCGAAAATCCCTTTGGGATGTCGGATTGGATTATGATCACGGGACGGGACATGGCGTAGGGAGTTATCTTGGCGTCCATGAAGGACCGCAGCGTATCGCGAAGAAGGGTGGGGCAGTCGCCCTGCAACCTGGTATGATCGTCTCGAACGAGCCAGGATATTATAAAGCCGGGGAGTATGGTATTCGAATCGAAAACCTGGTGCTGGTCGTCGTTTGCGCAGATGTTCCTGACGCTGAACGGGAACTGTTGTCGTTTGAAACATTGACTCTTGCGCCGTTCGACCGTGAACTTATTGAACGATCATTGTTACTCGAAGAAGAAGTCGCGTGGGTCGATGCCTATCATGCTCGTGTGTTTCACACCATAGGTTCGTCCGTTGACGGCAAGACGAGTGAATGGTTGCAGTACGTGACTCGTCCCTTGTAAAACCTGAAGATCGGTATGATCGGCGGAAGAACCGTAAAGAAAGAGATGACCAGATGAAGAATGAAGAATCTGATAACGCTATTGCTGAGGAGATCAAAACCCTTTTGAAAAACTCCTCTGATGTAGAAACGGTGATCGTCAAAGGTCACTTGCTTCGACTTCATATCACACAATCGTTGTATAACCGGTTTGCGAATGACCGTGAGCGGGGAAGAAAGATTGTGTTGATGCTGA
The genomic region above belongs to Nitrospirales bacterium and contains:
- a CDS encoding aminopeptidase P family protein; translation: MTDRADQGTRVAALRTELRRQNVDGLIIPHADEYQNEYTPDSAERLRWVTGFSGSAGTAVVLEDRGAIFVDGRYVLQVKEEVNPDCFIAYHSADTSLLEWLTSALGPGVRLGYDPWLHTPYEVEKLQTVCQKTQAVLIACEPNPIDRVWIDRPDIPCTPMVVHPLQFSGKDSAEKRSELAQKLKDDAIEAVVVTAPDSLAWLLNVRGRDVSYSPLSLCMAIVGADGSVQLFIDAKKLTADVRDHLGHGVSILSPEDFGDELKQLGSRRVTVQCDPEKSAFWIIDRLSRHGATVVYGDDPCTLPKARKNSNEIRGMKEAHLRDGVALCRFLSWLDREGPSGRVTELEAAEYLEHGRRQNDLWQEPSFPTISGAGPHGAIVHYRSTPETNARLERGMLYLVDSGAQYLDGTTDVTRTVAIGKPTSEQRDRYTRVLKGHVGLAMARFPKGTTGGQLDALARKSLWDVGLDYDHGTGHGVGSYLGVHEGPQRIAKKGGAVALQPGMIVSNEPGYYKAGEYGIRIENLVLVVVCADVPDAERELLSFETLTLAPFDRELIERSLLLEEEVAWVDAYHARVFHTIGSSVDGKTSEWLQYVTRPL